Proteins from a single region of Streptomyces sp. Tu 3180:
- a CDS encoding superoxide dismutase: protein MPVYTLPDLPYDYSALAPVISPEIVELHHDKHHAAYVKGANDTLEQLAEARETEAWGSVNGLEKNLAFHLSGHILHSIYWQNMTGPKEGGGEPLAQDGAGELADAITESFGSFAGFRAQLSKAAATTQGSGWGVLAYEPLSGRLIVEQVYDHQGNVGQGATPILVFDAWEHAFYLQYRNQKADFVEAMWQVVNWQDVARRHEAARSRTNVLLLAP from the coding sequence ATGCCCGTCTACACGCTGCCCGACCTGCCGTACGACTACTCCGCACTCGCCCCCGTGATCAGCCCCGAGATCGTCGAGCTGCACCACGACAAGCACCACGCGGCCTACGTGAAGGGCGCCAACGACACGCTGGAGCAGCTGGCCGAGGCGCGGGAGACGGAGGCGTGGGGCTCGGTCAACGGGCTGGAGAAGAACCTCGCGTTCCACCTCTCCGGGCACATCCTGCACTCGATCTACTGGCAGAACATGACGGGCCCGAAGGAGGGCGGCGGGGAGCCGCTGGCCCAGGACGGCGCGGGCGAGCTGGCGGACGCCATCACGGAGTCGTTCGGCTCCTTCGCCGGCTTCAGGGCGCAGCTGTCCAAGGCCGCCGCGACCACCCAGGGCTCGGGCTGGGGCGTGCTGGCGTACGAGCCGCTGAGCGGGCGGCTGATCGTCGAGCAGGTATACGACCACCAGGGCAACGTCGGCCAGGGCGCGACCCCGATCCTGGTCTTCGACGCCTGGGAGCACGCCTTCTACCTGCAGTACAGGAACCAGAAGGCGGACTTCGTCGAGGCGATGTGGCAGGTCGTGAACTGGCAGGACGTGGCGAGGCGCCACGAGGCCGCCAGGTCCCGCACGAACGTGCTGCTGCTCGCCCCCTGA
- a CDS encoding DsbA family protein, whose protein sequence is MSDKSPATPVDFWFDPLCPWAWMTSRWMLEVEKVRNVEVRWHVMSLAVLNEDKLDELPEEYRDMLETKAWGPVRVVIAARQEHGAEVLGDLYTALGTRIHNQGEGPGKETVAAALKDVGLPESLMEHWDSTPYEAELRASHQEGIDKVGQDVGTPVIAVPGADGEQIAFFGPVVTPAPKGEEAARLWDGTLAVASVPGFYEIKRTRTKGPDFSNL, encoded by the coding sequence ATGTCGGACAAGTCTCCCGCCACGCCCGTCGACTTCTGGTTCGACCCGCTGTGCCCCTGGGCCTGGATGACCTCCCGCTGGATGCTGGAGGTGGAGAAGGTGCGGAACGTCGAGGTCCGCTGGCACGTGATGAGCCTCGCCGTCCTCAACGAGGACAAGCTCGACGAGCTTCCCGAGGAGTACCGCGACATGCTCGAGACCAAGGCCTGGGGGCCGGTCCGGGTGGTCATCGCGGCCCGGCAGGAGCACGGCGCCGAGGTGCTCGGCGACCTCTACACCGCGCTCGGCACCCGCATCCACAACCAGGGCGAGGGGCCGGGGAAGGAGACGGTCGCCGCCGCGCTGAAGGACGTCGGTCTGCCCGAGTCCCTCATGGAGCACTGGGACTCCACCCCGTACGAGGCCGAGCTGCGCGCCTCCCACCAGGAGGGCATCGACAAGGTCGGCCAGGACGTCGGCACCCCGGTCATCGCGGTTCCCGGCGCCGACGGCGAGCAGATCGCCTTCTTCGGCCCGGTCGTCACCCCGGCCCCCAAGGGCGAGGAGGCCGCCCGCCTGTGGGACGGCACCCTCGCGGTGGCCTCCGTGCCCGGCTTCTACGAGATCAAGCGCACCCGGACGAAGGGCCCGGACTTCAGCAACCTGTGA
- the pepN gene encoding aminopeptidase N, which translates to MPGENLTRDEARERAALLSVDGYEVSLDLRSAVGEAHGDGPRTFRSVTTIRFRCAEPGAGSFADLIAPSVTAVSLNGRDLDPGEVFDGTRILLEDLAADNELVVDAQCAYSRTGEGMHRFVDPEDGEVYLYTQYEPADSRRVFAGFEQPDLKAPFRFEVRAPEGWTVWSNGAGELTDGVWRFAETKPISTYITCVVAGPYHYVTDAYERVLEDGTRLRIPLGAMCRKGLAPHFDADDVFLVTKQGLDFFHDHFDYPYPFGKYDQAFVPEYNLGAMENPGMVTFREEFIFRGKVTRASYEGRANVILHEMAHMWFGDLVTMEWWDDLWLKESFADFMGAFSLVGATRFTDGWITFANRRKAWAYRADQLPSTHPITADIRDLQDAKLNFDGITYAKGASVLKQLVAYVGQDAFLEGARRYFKRHAYGNTRLGDLLSALEETSGRDMTAWSRSWLQTAGVNSLTPQVLLTAGGRIDELAIVQEAAESHPELRPHRVAVGLYRRTDTGALERYARAEADVDGARTVVTELTGAEAPELVLVNDDDLTYCKIRFDETSLATLREHLGALTDPLARALCWSALWNLTRDALLPARDFIDLVVRFAGRESDIGVLQMLHAWAESALVHYAAPGWRERGGALLAECAERELYDAEPGSEHQLAWARFFARTAGEPAGLGLLTGLLDGTSAVEGLVVDQELRWAFLEPLAAHGIADEKALAEELARDDTASGKRHQVRCLAARPSAEVKAQCWAQVVESDALSNALVEATISGFAQSSQRELLAPYAQKYFAAIERVWTERSIQIGMDVVRGLFPALQDSQATLDATDAWLAAHEDAAPALRRLVLEARDDLARALRGQACDAAAG; encoded by the coding sequence GTGCCCGGTGAGAATCTGACCCGCGACGAGGCCCGGGAGCGGGCCGCCCTGCTGTCCGTCGACGGGTACGAGGTGTCCCTCGACCTGCGTTCGGCGGTCGGCGAGGCCCACGGTGACGGTCCCCGCACCTTCCGCTCCGTCACCACGATCCGGTTCCGCTGCGCCGAGCCGGGGGCGGGCAGCTTCGCGGACCTGATCGCGCCGAGCGTGACGGCCGTCTCCCTCAACGGGCGGGACCTCGACCCCGGTGAGGTCTTCGACGGCACCCGGATCCTGCTGGAGGACCTGGCCGCCGACAACGAACTCGTCGTCGACGCCCAGTGCGCCTACTCCCGCACCGGCGAGGGCATGCACCGCTTCGTCGACCCCGAGGACGGCGAGGTGTACCTGTACACCCAGTACGAGCCGGCCGACTCCCGCCGGGTCTTCGCGGGCTTCGAGCAGCCCGACCTCAAGGCCCCGTTCCGCTTCGAGGTGCGGGCGCCCGAGGGCTGGACGGTGTGGAGCAACGGCGCGGGCGAACTCACCGACGGCGTCTGGCGGTTTGCGGAGACCAAGCCGATCTCGACGTACATCACGTGCGTGGTGGCGGGCCCGTACCACTACGTGACGGACGCCTACGAGCGGGTCCTCGAGGACGGCACCCGCCTGCGGATCCCGCTCGGCGCGATGTGCCGCAAGGGCCTCGCGCCGCACTTCGACGCCGACGACGTCTTCCTGGTGACCAAGCAGGGCCTGGACTTCTTCCACGACCACTTCGACTACCCGTACCCGTTCGGGAAGTACGACCAGGCGTTCGTGCCCGAGTACAACCTGGGCGCGATGGAGAACCCGGGGATGGTGACCTTCCGCGAGGAGTTCATCTTCCGGGGCAAGGTGACGCGGGCGTCCTACGAGGGCCGCGCCAACGTGATCCTGCACGAGATGGCGCACATGTGGTTCGGCGACCTGGTCACCATGGAGTGGTGGGACGACCTGTGGCTGAAGGAGTCCTTCGCCGACTTCATGGGCGCGTTCTCGCTGGTCGGCGCGACCCGCTTCACCGACGGCTGGATCACCTTCGCCAACCGCCGCAAGGCGTGGGCCTACCGCGCGGACCAGCTGCCCTCCACGCACCCGATCACCGCGGACATCCGCGACCTGCAGGACGCCAAGCTGAACTTCGACGGCATCACCTACGCCAAGGGCGCCTCGGTGCTCAAGCAGCTGGTGGCGTACGTCGGCCAGGACGCGTTCCTGGAGGGCGCCCGGCGCTACTTCAAGCGCCACGCGTACGGCAACACCCGCCTCGGCGACCTGCTGTCGGCGCTGGAGGAGACCAGCGGACGGGACATGACCGCCTGGTCGCGCTCCTGGCTGCAGACGGCCGGCGTCAACTCCCTCACCCCGCAGGTGCTGCTGACCGCCGGCGGCCGGATCGACGAGCTGGCGATCGTGCAGGAGGCCGCCGAGTCGCACCCCGAGCTGCGACCGCACCGGGTGGCGGTGGGCCTGTACCGGCGCACGGACACCGGCGCCCTGGAGCGGTACGCGCGCGCCGAGGCGGACGTCGACGGCGCCCGCACGGTCGTGACGGAACTGACCGGGGCCGAGGCGCCCGAGCTGGTGCTGGTCAACGACGACGACCTGACCTACTGCAAGATCCGCTTCGACGAGACCTCGCTGGCCACGCTGCGCGAGCACCTGGGCGCGCTGACCGACCCCCTCGCGCGCGCCCTGTGCTGGTCGGCGCTGTGGAACCTGACCCGGGACGCGCTGCTGCCCGCGCGGGACTTCATCGACCTGGTGGTGCGGTTCGCCGGGCGCGAGTCGGACATCGGGGTGCTCCAGATGCTGCACGCCTGGGCCGAGTCGGCGCTCGTCCACTACGCGGCGCCCGGGTGGCGGGAGCGGGGCGGTGCGCTGCTCGCCGAGTGCGCGGAGCGCGAGCTGTACGACGCCGAGCCGGGCAGCGAGCACCAGCTGGCGTGGGCGCGCTTCTTCGCCCGGACGGCCGGGGAACCGGCGGGTCTCGGTCTGCTGACGGGTCTGCTGGACGGCACGTCGGCCGTCGAGGGACTGGTGGTCGACCAGGAGCTGCGCTGGGCGTTCCTGGAGCCGCTGGCCGCGCACGGGATCGCGGACGAGAAGGCCCTGGCCGAGGAGCTGGCCCGGGACGACACCGCCTCCGGCAAGCGGCACCAGGTCCGCTGTCTGGCCGCCCGCCCGTCGGCGGAGGTCAAGGCGCAGTGCTGGGCGCAGGTCGTGGAGTCGGACGCGCTGTCCAACGCGCTGGTGGAGGCGACCATCTCGGGCTTCGCCCAGTCCTCGCAGCGGGAGCTGCTCGCGCCGTACGCGCAGAAGTACTTCGCGGCGATCGAGCGGGTGTGGACCGAGCGGTCGATCCAGATCGGCATGGACGTGGTGCGGGGCCTGTTCCCCGCGCTGCAGGACTCGCAGGCGACGCTGGACGCGACGGACGCGTGGCTCGCGGCCCACGAGGACGCGGCCCCGGCGCTGCGCCGGCTGGTCCTGGAGGCCCGGGACGACCTGGCGCGGGCGCTGCGCGGGCAGGCGTGCGACGCTGCGGCGGGCTGA
- a CDS encoding serine hydrolase domain-containing protein: MRMRTRTAAVATAAVAVVLSAALAAPAAAAPAGPGAGTGNTTAGATGTGDHRATRRAMEAAVAAGVPGVTATARDGRGTWSATAGVGDLRTQRERSPRDRYRVGSITKTFVATVLLQLEAEGRLSLDDTVDTWLPGLITGNGHDGTRITLRQLLNHTSGVFSYTEDEDFGRTYFLRDGFLEHRYDTLTPERLVRIALAHEPYFEPGTSWNYSNTNYVLAGMVIEKATGRPYGQEVRRRIIDPLRLTATSVPGTRVLVPGPSSRAYSKLARTATGPTYDVTRLNPSLAHSAGEMISDSKDLDRFYRALLTGRLLPAEQLEEMTTTVPTDATHAYGLGLASTTLSCGVTVWGHGGGIHGSLSEAAVTKDGRRGLAFNFNGDWSGDTEAVVDAEFCGG, encoded by the coding sequence ATGCGGATGCGCACACGGACGGCGGCGGTGGCGACGGCGGCGGTGGCGGTGGTCCTCTCGGCGGCCCTGGCGGCCCCCGCCGCGGCGGCGCCCGCGGGACCCGGAGCCGGAACGGGGAACACCACCGCCGGCGCCACCGGCACCGGCGACCACCGGGCGACCCGCCGGGCGATGGAGGCCGCGGTCGCCGCCGGCGTGCCCGGGGTGACGGCGACGGCGCGGGACGGGCGGGGCACCTGGTCGGCGACCGCCGGAGTGGGCGACCTGCGCACGCAGCGGGAGCGCTCCCCGCGCGACCGCTACCGGGTCGGCAGCATCACCAAGACCTTCGTGGCGACAGTGCTGCTGCAACTGGAGGCGGAGGGCAGGCTGTCCCTGGACGACACCGTCGACACCTGGCTGCCCGGCCTGATCACCGGCAACGGCCACGACGGCACCCGGATCACCCTGAGGCAGCTGCTGAACCACACCAGCGGCGTCTTCAGCTACACGGAGGACGAGGACTTCGGCCGCACGTACTTCCTGAGGGACGGCTTCCTCGAGCACCGCTACGACACCCTGACCCCGGAGCGGCTGGTGCGGATCGCCCTGGCCCACGAGCCGTACTTCGAGCCCGGCACCTCCTGGAACTACTCCAACACCAACTACGTCCTGGCCGGCATGGTGATCGAGAAGGCCACCGGCCGCCCCTACGGCCAGGAGGTCCGCCGGCGCATCATCGACCCCCTGCGCCTGACCGCCACCTCGGTGCCCGGCACCCGCGTCCTCGTGCCCGGCCCCAGCAGCCGCGCCTACTCCAAGCTGGCGCGGACCGCGACGGGCCCCACGTACGACGTCACGCGCCTCAACCCCTCCCTCGCCCACTCGGCGGGCGAGATGATCTCCGACTCCAAGGACCTCGACCGCTTCTACCGGGCCCTGCTGACGGGCCGGCTGCTCCCCGCGGAGCAGCTGGAGGAGATGACCACCACGGTGCCCACGGACGCCACCCACGCCTACGGGCTGGGCCTGGCGAGCACCACGCTGAGCTGCGGCGTGACCGTCTGGGGCCACGGCGGCGGCATCCACGGCTCGCTGTCCGAGGCCGCCGTCACGAAGGACGGCCGGCGCGGGCTGGCGTTCAACTTCAACGGAGACTGGTCGGGGGACACCGAGGCGGTCGTCGACGCCGAGTTCTGCGGCGGCTGA